In Listeria cossartiae subsp. cossartiae, the DNA window AGACCACGACTGGAAAATCGACTATGAGCCAAAAACGGAAGAAGTATCCTTTTCCTTTAAAGAAAAAGTGAAATGAATCCAACATAAATGACCGCGTGTAATCAATTTGATTCCAGGCGGTTTTGTTTTAAAAACTTTACTGTTTCGCCTTCCTTTGCTATTCTACTAAGAGAGCAGGAGGAGAAAGATGACAAAAAAATTAGTAGTATGTATAAGTTTAATCGCGATTATTTTAAGCGGTTGTAGTTTTTCAGAATCACCAACAAAAACATCCAATATCACCGAAAAAACTCTAAATGGTGCAAGTTTTACCTTTTTCGATGTTGGCCAAGGGGATAGCACATTAATCCAGGCAGAGGATGGCACGACGATTTTAATTGATACCGGCCGGCAAGATGATGACCGGATTTTGACGTATTTAAAAGAAGCAAATATCAAGAAAATCGATTTGCTCTTGCTAACCCACCCACACGCAGACCATATTGGGAATGCTGACAAAGTAATTGCTACATATAAACCAAAGGAAATTTGGATGGACGGACTAACTTTTTCCAGTAGCATTTATGAAAAAGTAATCGATGCAGCACTAGCTTCAGATGCGAAATATAAAGAGCCAAGACGCGGCGAAAAAGCCACTTTTGGACCATTTAATATAGAAGTTCTCAGCCCTGATAAATTGGAAAACGAAGCGAATAACGATTCTATCGCAATAAAAATGACTTATAAAGACATTTCCGCAATTTTCACAGGCGATGCCGAAAAAGGTCGTGAAAGAGAAATGGTCGATAGTGGCGCCAATTTAGAAGCAGATATTTTAGACTTAGGGCACCACGGCTCATCGACATCTAATCAGCCATTTTTCTTAGATAAAGTAAAACCGCAAGTGGCAGTTTACTCCGCTGAGAAAGCAAATAGTTATGGACATCCTCATGTGGAAGTACTAGAATGGCTGAAAGAGCGCGATATTAAAACATACGGAACCGATGTAAACGGAACAGTTATTATCGAAACTGATGGCGAAAAAATTCATGTTCAAACGGAAAAAGAAGGTACCCCAAAATCAGGTAGCAGCTACGGTAAAGAGCGGAGTACTCAAAAAACCGAAGATGCTAGCTCCAAAGAATTACCGAAAAGTATTAATTTAAATACAGCTTCTAGTGAAGACTTACAACTATTACCACTTATTGGACCCGCGCTTGCAGATAAAATTATTGCAGGACGACCATATCAATCCATAGATGACTTAAAAAAAATTAACGGCATTGGCGATGGCATTGTGCGCCAAATTAAAGAACAAGGCATTGCCGTAACAAAGTAGGTGATTAGGGTGAAAAAAGCAATTTTAGATCGGATAGAAGATGGAAAAGCAGTTTTTCTACTAGAACCTGACCACAAAGAATGGCTCTTAGACCAAGAAAAGCTTGATTCAGCCATAAAAGAAGGGGATGTTGTTACTATTTCAGAAACAAACGAAATAGTAAAACAGCCCCAAGAAACAGACGAAATGAAAAAACGGATTGCGGAAAAGCTAGAGAAACTAAGAGAAAGAAACTGAGAAAAACTTTTTTAAACTCTCATGAAATTATCATCTTTCTTTCAGCACATTCTTTTTTTGAAAAGTTATTATATGTATAAGCTAACAACAAGCAAAACATTTTCATTTCTTTCCCTTTTTAGAATGAAAATCCCAAACTCCCTTTTAGCTAGTGCGGTTTACTCCCTTTTTCCGCACTAGTTTTTTTGTGCGTAAAAATCACTTTTTCGGCGGGAAGAGGAATTTATTGCGTCCAGCATCTAGGCCGCAATACAACATAATTAGCGTAATACCGATTAAAACATACAATGTTGGTTGCCAACTACCAAGCGTATCGTGTAATGTCCCAAATAATATCGGACCGGAAGCAGCAAATAAGTAACCAATCGATTGCGCCATTCCAGATAAATCCGCTGATTCAGTCGCGCTTGTTGTTCGCAAATTAAAGAACATCATCGAAAGACTAAACGACATCCCCGAACCAATCCCATATAAAATAATCGCAGTTGACAAAATCGCCACACTACCGGAAGCGAACATGATTCCAAAAATCCCAATCAAAAATAACGAAACCGAAATACCCACAAGTAGCTGCTGATTTTTCATTCGTCCAGCAATAATTGGAATAATAAACGTAATCGGCATAACAGCAAACTGCATCAATGAAAGCATCAGACCACTAGAAGTACTAGATAATCCTTGATCCGCTAAAATATTCGGCAACCAAGCAATCGAAATATAATAAATCGCCGACTGTGAACCCATAAATAACGAAATTTTCCAAGCTAGTGGCGATTTCCAAACCGAAGTAGTAACCAAATGCGTCGCGACTTTCTCTGTGCTACGCTGATTAAATTTCAACTGCGGCAGCCAAATAACTAATGCTAAAACTGCCAGCATTGCCCAAAAAACCATACTTCCATGCCAGCTAAAACGATTATTCATCGCGATTGGAACCGTTAATCCAGCCGCAAGTGCCGCACATAAATTCATCGAAATCGAGTAAATCCCAGTCATCAATCCCAATTTAAACGGAAATTCCTTCTTAATTAAACTAGGCAAAATAACATTCCCGACCGCAATCGCAAGCCCAATTAGAAATGTCCCAGCAAATAAATTAAGTTCGCCACCAAACGGTCGAAGCAAACTACCAATCACCAGCGTCAAAAGCGCCACAAAAATTAATACTTCCATACCAAGCGCTCGACTTAGTTTCGAAACGAACGGTGAAAGCCCCGCAAAAGCAAGGAGTGGAATCGTCGTGAGCAACCCAGCCATCGTATTCGTCAAATGTAAATCGCTTTGAATCATTCCAAGTAGCGGACCAACAGAAGTGATAGGCGTCCGCAAATTCGCCGCAATTAAAATAATTCCTATAATAAGCATCACCTTACTCGAACGCGTAAGGATTTTTTTATTGGTTAAATCTGAATTCATTTATTTTCTCCATTCTTGGCAGCAATTCGTTTGAAAAGAGTAATATACTCTGTAACTTCATTTGCCGCTTGTTCTTTGTTTCGTTTTTCGATAGCTGATACAAGTGTCGCATGCCCACCATGTTGATTGGCTGCTGGGTCCATTTCCGTCGTACTTGTAATCGAAAATTGTATTTCTTCTAAAATATTTCCATACATATCCAACAACAAATCATTATGAGCCGCCTTCACAATCGCTAAATGAAGCGCGGAATCTGCCTTCACAAAAGCTGCCACATCATTGTTTTCATTCGCTACATGACACAGCTGCCGATATTTTTCCATTGTCTCTAAATCTGCTTTCGTGCGTCGTTCACAAGCTAGAATAACAGCTTCCCGGTCAAGCGCATGCCGAATTTCAAGGATTTCTTGAACAGACGATTCGCGAACGCGTTTTTGCATAATCGCATGTAACTCACTATTATTTCGAACAAAAGTGCCGTCACCTTGCTTTGTTTCCAGCAAACCAATATGCGCCAAGGCCCGAATAGCTTCACGTAGCGTGTTGCGACTGATGCCAAACTCCGCCATCAAGTCAGCTTCTTTCGGAATACGTTCCCCAATTTTCCAAGTACCACTCGTGATTTCAGCCTTTATTTGATCGTAAACTTGTTCTGCCAGTGATTTTCGTTCAATTTTTTCTACCATGTTGTCACTCCATTTCTAAAGGTAGGATGATTGGTTCTATTTTACAGAAGAATCGTTTTTTTGTAAACCTTATTTTACTAATTTGTGATAAAATGAAGGAAGAAAAGGGCAGGTGACGAAATGAATTGGTTAGAGAAGCTAAAAGAAAATGACACGGCCAGACGGGTGCTAGTGTTTATCCTGCTAGGCATCGTTTTATATTTACTCAGAAGCATGATTGATTTAATATTACTAACTTTCATTTTTGCATTTTTAGTGACACGATTAGAGAATGTTATTTTAAAAAGAATACGAATACCACGAAAATTAATTGTGATTGTTTTGTATTCGTTAGTAGCAATATTTTTATATATTGCGATTGTCCATTTTTTACCGATTTTAATTGATCAAATTTCCCAATTAGTAGATTCACTTGTAAAAATCTATAATAATCCTAGTGATAATACGATTGTGCAGTGGATTGTTGGGTTTTTAAAAGAATCTAACATTCAAAAATATTTACAAGCTGGCGTTGATTTTATTATTGCGTCACTTTCTGGCATCGGGTCGGTTGGATTATCCTTCTTTTTAGCGTTAATCCTCAGCTTGTTTTTCTCCTTGGAAAAAGAGCGGGTGACATCTTTTACCGGACAATTTATGACGAGTAAAGTTGGTTTTATTTTTAAAGAAGCAGCATTTTTTGGAAAGAAATTTGTGGCGACTTTCGGGGTTGTTTTAGAAGCTCAATTAATGATTGCATTAGTAAATACGGTCATCACAACGATAGCTTTATATTTGATGGATTTCCCGCAGTTGCTTAGTTTATCGATTATGGTGTTTGTACTTGGATTAATTCCTGTTGCTGGGGTGATTATTTCCTGTATTCCGCTAGTACTCATAGCTTATACTGTCGGCGGATTCCAAGATGTTGTTTATATTTTAATTACAGTTGTGATCGTCCACGCGATTGAAACGTATATCTTAAATCCAAAACTAATGTCATCTAAAACGAACTTACCAGTATTTTATACATTTATTATTTTGATTTTCTCAGAAACGTTCTTTGGCGTGTGGGGACTGATTGTCGGAATCCCAGTCTTCGTATTCTTACTAGATATTTTGGAAGTGAGAAATGCCGATGATTTAAAGAAACGAACCATATTTGGGCGCAAGAAAAAAGTAGATTAGGCAATAAGCTTAATCTACTTTTTCTTTACCCCATAAAAAGCTGGCTACTTCCTCATCGACGTCCGTGTTTTCGTGGAGTTTACTATGAGCGGCGTTCTTTCCAGTGAAGGTTTTTTCTTTATAACTCTCTGCTTGACCTTCGAAAATGAACTTGCCGGATAATGCACTCGCGACAGAAACACTGCCGTCACTTTTCGTTCCATCTAAAGTATCTCCTGCAATATTCAGCACACGTAAATGAGTAGGGATTTTTTGTTTGTTTTTCATAAATTCGCTATAACGGTCGGAGGATTGCTTGGGCCCTTTATCTGTAAGGTCATAGGCCGTAACGCCATCGTCTCCAATAACTAATCCATTAAGCGGTGA includes these proteins:
- a CDS encoding MBL fold metallo-hydrolase, encoding MTKKLVVCISLIAIILSGCSFSESPTKTSNITEKTLNGASFTFFDVGQGDSTLIQAEDGTTILIDTGRQDDDRILTYLKEANIKKIDLLLLTHPHADHIGNADKVIATYKPKEIWMDGLTFSSSIYEKVIDAALASDAKYKEPRRGEKATFGPFNIEVLSPDKLENEANNDSIAIKMTYKDISAIFTGDAEKGREREMVDSGANLEADILDLGHHGSSTSNQPFFLDKVKPQVAVYSAEKANSYGHPHVEVLEWLKERDIKTYGTDVNGTVIIETDGEKIHVQTEKEGTPKSGSSYGKERSTQKTEDASSKELPKSINLNTASSEDLQLLPLIGPALADKIIAGRPYQSIDDLKKINGIGDGIVRQIKEQGIAVTK
- a CDS encoding FadR/GntR family transcriptional regulator; amino-acid sequence: MVEKIERKSLAEQVYDQIKAEITSGTWKIGERIPKEADLMAEFGISRNTLREAIRALAHIGLLETKQGDGTFVRNNSELHAIMQKRVRESSVQEILEIRHALDREAVILACERRTKADLETMEKYRQLCHVANENNDVAAFVKADSALHLAIVKAAHNDLLLDMYGNILEEIQFSITSTTEMDPAANQHGGHATLVSAIEKRNKEQAANEVTEYITLFKRIAAKNGENK
- a CDS encoding DUF3006 domain-containing protein, translated to MKKAILDRIEDGKAVFLLEPDHKEWLLDQEKLDSAIKEGDVVTISETNEIVKQPQETDEMKKRIAEKLEKLRERN
- a CDS encoding AI-2E family transporter — translated: MNWLEKLKENDTARRVLVFILLGIVLYLLRSMIDLILLTFIFAFLVTRLENVILKRIRIPRKLIVIVLYSLVAIFLYIAIVHFLPILIDQISQLVDSLVKIYNNPSDNTIVQWIVGFLKESNIQKYLQAGVDFIIASLSGIGSVGLSFFLALILSLFFSLEKERVTSFTGQFMTSKVGFIFKEAAFFGKKFVATFGVVLEAQLMIALVNTVITTIALYLMDFPQLLSLSIMVFVLGLIPVAGVIISCIPLVLIAYTVGGFQDVVYILITVVIVHAIETYILNPKLMSSKTNLPVFYTFIILIFSETFFGVWGLIVGIPVFVFLLDILEVRNADDLKKRTIFGRKKKVD
- a CDS encoding CynX/NimT family MFS transporter — translated: MNSDLTNKKILTRSSKVMLIIGIILIAANLRTPITSVGPLLGMIQSDLHLTNTMAGLLTTIPLLAFAGLSPFVSKLSRALGMEVLIFVALLTLVIGSLLRPFGGELNLFAGTFLIGLAIAVGNVILPSLIKKEFPFKLGLMTGIYSISMNLCAALAAGLTVPIAMNNRFSWHGSMVFWAMLAVLALVIWLPQLKFNQRSTEKVATHLVTTSVWKSPLAWKISLFMGSQSAIYYISIAWLPNILADQGLSSTSSGLMLSLMQFAVMPITFIIPIIAGRMKNQQLLVGISVSLFLIGIFGIMFASGSVAILSTAIILYGIGSGMSFSLSMMFFNLRTTSATESADLSGMAQSIGYLFAASGPILFGTLHDTLGSWQPTLYVLIGITLIMLYCGLDAGRNKFLFPPKK